In Candidatus Stygibacter australis, a single window of DNA contains:
- a CDS encoding GNAT family N-acetyltransferase translates to MTGKSKIYTFLTSTDIDKILKLWQTAGLSYRPKGRDTKANILKQMQKESTQFMGIIQNDELIAVAIASHNGRKGWVNRLAVHSDHRRMGIASQLIRYCEEWLADEGIEIIAVLIESDNPDSLALFDNNDYTRHDDIIYFTKKKYPGV, encoded by the coding sequence ATGACAGGTAAGTCAAAAATTTATACATTTCTAACTTCAACTGATATTGATAAGATACTAAAGCTATGGCAAACTGCAGGACTATCATACCGACCAAAGGGCAGAGATACAAAAGCAAATATCTTAAAACAAATGCAGAAAGAAAGTACTCAATTCATGGGAATTATCCAGAATGATGAGCTTATTGCAGTGGCAATTGCAAGTCACAATGGCAGGAAAGGCTGGGTTAATCGGCTTGCAGTACATTCAGATCATAGACGCATGGGGATTGCCTCACAATTAATTAGATATTGTGAAGAATGGCTTGCGGATGAAGGTATTGAAATAATTGCTGTTCTAATCGAATCAGATAATCCTGATTCCTTGGCTCTGTTTGATAATAATGACTACACAAGGCATGACGATATTATATACTTCACAAAGAAAAAGTATCCGGGAGTTTAG